A part of Aegilops tauschii subsp. strangulata cultivar AL8/78 chromosome 2, Aet v6.0, whole genome shotgun sequence genomic DNA contains:
- the LOC109770859 gene encoding uncharacterized protein, with protein sequence MDGGGVVMVGRAEIDTRAPFKSVKEAVALFGERVLAGELLFHAPRDANTADQLHRVTAAPRPVVHHQAVTIAPAVAMVAAPPPPRRMPAAPATRELDDAKHELEKEREEKHKMAGCIQSLQEELTSAMRELQKLKARDEDASAKVIEVEDLKFMETDEPQQQRHHQHQSPLASGQEAMAASRAAAAAEFQKKRYVTFADPPAAAYDRAPSPPRDVVLELHRHHQQPHYAPAAGRPQYREARFQRQVSAGPGHEVVKKAMAAAAEEEEGRKKKKKPLIPLVGALFMRKKKSSASATGSNHAVDGSSAVKPRPSF encoded by the exons ATGGACGGCGGCGGCGTGGTGATGGTGGGACGGGCGGAGATCGACACGCGGGCGCCGTTCAAGTCGGTGAAGGAGGCCGTCGCGCTCTTCGGCGAGAGGGTGCTCGCCGGGGAGCTCCTATTTCACGCCCCCCGCGACGCCAACACCGCCGATCAGCTG CATCGAGTGACGGCAGCGCCAAGACCCGTTGTTCACCACCAAGCCGTCACCATCGCCCCGGCCGTCGCCATGGTAGcggcgccaccgccgccgcgtcGCATGCCGGCTGCGCCAGCGACGAGGGAGCTGGACGACGCGAAGCACGAGCTGGAGAAGGAGCGTGAGGAGAAGCACAAGATGGCGGGCTGCATCCAGTCGCTCCAGGAGGAGCTGACCAGCGCCATGAGGGAGCTGCAGAAGCTCAAGGCGCGCGACGAGGACGCCAGCGCCAAGGTCATCGAGGTGGAGGACCTCAAGTTCATGGAGACCGACGAGCCGCAGCAGCAGCGCCATCACCAGCATCAGAGCCCACTGGCCAGCGGCCAGGAAGCCATGGCCGCgagccgcgccgcggcggccgcgGAGTTCCAGAAGAAGCGGTACGTCACCTTCGCCGACCCGCCGGCGGCCGCGTACGACCGCGCGCCCTCGCCGCCGCGGGACGTGGTGCTGGAGCTGCATCGCCATCACCAGCAGCCGCATTacgcgccggcggcggggcggccgcAGTACCGCGAGGCGCGGTTCCAGAGGCAGGTGTCGGCCGGGCCAGGGCACGAGGTGGTGAAGAAGGCGATGGCGGCCGcggctgaggaggaggaggggaggaagaagaagaagaagccgctGATCCCGCTGGTGGGCGCGCTCTtcatgaggaagaagaagagctcgGCGTCCGCCACCGGCAGCAACCACGCCGTCGACGGCTCGTCGGCGGTCAAGCCGCGCCCGTCGTTCTGA